From the Candidatus Neomarinimicrobiota bacterium genome, one window contains:
- the ruvB gene encoding Holliday junction branch migration DNA helicase RuvB: MRTEFTNPAWQEQEEELETTLRPAVLEEFVGQKRLVEKLKIYIEAAKKRGEPLDHVLLFGPPGLGKTTLAHIIAHELNAGIKVTSGPVLERAGDLAGLLTNLNFSDVLFIDEVHRTNRVVEEYLYSAMEDFRIDIMIDKGPSARSIQLDLEGFTLVGATTRAGLLTSPIRARFGIVLRLDYYNFEDLTRIITRSAGILNIDITPEGAAEIARRSRGTPRIANRLLRRCRDFAQVRADGVITLETARDALEMLEVDNLGLDEMDIRILRTLVKTFEGGPVGLQNLAVAIGEEAETIEEVYEPYLIQEGFLKRTSRGRIALLRAYEHLNLELSNPKKQETLFNDEV; this comes from the coding sequence ATGAGAACAGAATTTACCAATCCTGCCTGGCAGGAACAGGAAGAAGAACTGGAAACCACCCTCAGGCCTGCTGTCCTGGAAGAATTTGTCGGACAAAAACGCCTGGTTGAAAAGCTGAAAATCTATATTGAGGCAGCCAAAAAGCGAGGAGAGCCCCTGGATCATGTGCTTCTGTTCGGACCACCTGGACTAGGAAAAACCACTCTGGCTCACATTATCGCCCATGAGCTGAATGCCGGGATCAAGGTCACGTCCGGACCGGTGCTGGAGCGGGCGGGTGACCTGGCGGGTTTGCTGACCAATCTGAACTTTTCCGATGTACTCTTCATCGACGAGGTCCATCGGACCAACCGTGTGGTTGAAGAGTATCTGTACTCCGCCATGGAGGATTTCCGCATCGACATCATGATCGATAAAGGTCCAAGCGCCCGGAGTATTCAGTTGGATCTGGAAGGCTTTACGCTGGTGGGAGCCACAACCCGGGCAGGACTTCTGACCTCTCCCATCAGGGCCCGTTTCGGGATTGTCCTCCGGCTGGATTACTACAATTTTGAGGATTTGACACGCATTATCACCCGTTCTGCGGGGATATTGAATATAGACATTACACCGGAAGGGGCTGCCGAAATTGCCCGGCGCTCCCGGGGTACCCCCCGGATTGCCAATCGTTTGCTCCGGCGATGCAGGGATTTCGCCCAGGTGCGGGCTGATGGCGTGATTACCCTGGAAACCGCCCGGGATGCTTTGGAAATGCTGGAGGTGGATAATCTGGGACTCGATGAAATGGATATCCGTATTCTGAGGACCCTGGTGAAAACCTTTGAAGGGGGACCGGTTGGGCTTCAGAACCTGGCAGTAGCCATCGGCGAGGAAGCGGAAACCATCGAGGAAGTCTATGAACCCTACCTGATTCAGGAAGGATTTTTGAAGCGCACATCCCGTGGACGGATTGCCCTGTTGCGGGCGTATGAGCACCTGAATCTGGAACTTTCGAACCCAAAGAAACAGGAGACACTCTTCAATGACGAAGTTTGA
- a CDS encoding 2-C-methyl-D-erythritol 2,4-cyclodiphosphate synthase: MNLRIGQGYDVHRLTEGRPLILGGVTIPHSKGPAGHSDADVLTHAVMDALLGAAALGDIGTHFPDTDPAYKNADSLKLLEKVLALLEQQGYAVVNVDATLILQKPKIARFIPQIRENLARTMHIPTNAVSVKATTEEGLGFTGREEGVAALAICLITR, translated from the coding sequence ATGAATCTTCGTATTGGTCAGGGATATGATGTCCATCGCCTGACGGAAGGACGGCCTCTGATTCTGGGAGGAGTGACCATTCCCCACTCAAAAGGTCCTGCCGGCCACAGCGATGCCGATGTGCTGACCCATGCCGTGATGGATGCCCTTTTGGGTGCCGCCGCTCTTGGGGATATCGGGACCCATTTTCCCGATACGGATCCCGCCTATAAAAATGCAGACAGCCTGAAACTGCTGGAAAAGGTACTTGCCCTGCTGGAACAACAGGGATATGCCGTCGTAAACGTGGATGCAACCCTGATCCTTCAAAAACCGAAAATCGCCCGCTTCATTCCCCAAATCCGCGAAAACCTCGCCCGAACGATGCACATCCCCACAAATGCCGTTTCTGTAAAAGCCACCACCGAAGAAGGATTGGGGTTCACCGGTCGGGAAGAAGGAGTGGCAGCGCTGGCGATTTGCTTGATAACGAGGTGA
- a CDS encoding transketolase family protein: protein MTRYLDKDVFTNVQKKPTRDAFGLATSAMGETDNRIVVLTADVSGSVRANWFADKFPERFYNMGISEQNMVAVAAGMAREGLLPYVSTFGVFITGRCYDQVRVLLAYSNTNVKLVATHTGVTVGEDGVTHQMLEDVALMQVLPRMRVIVPCDTREAVKALTAVKEMEGPFYIRLGRQSAPLVTSEDAPFELGKALMLQDGEDVTVIANGVLVYEALMAVQILAEENISVRVLNMHTVKPLDHEALMAAALETGAFVTAEEHQCLGGLGSAVSVWSTQNKPVPIEMVGMKDQFGQSGKADELLDYYHLRASDIVQAVRKVLKRK from the coding sequence ATGACACGTTATCTGGATAAAGACGTTTTCACAAATGTTCAAAAGAAACCAACCCGGGATGCCTTCGGCCTGGCTACATCTGCCATGGGTGAAACAGATAACCGGATTGTGGTCCTGACTGCCGACGTATCCGGGTCGGTCCGGGCGAACTGGTTTGCCGATAAATTTCCTGAACGTTTTTACAATATGGGGATTTCCGAACAGAATATGGTAGCGGTGGCTGCCGGAATGGCCCGGGAGGGACTCCTGCCCTATGTATCCACCTTCGGGGTGTTTATTACCGGTCGTTGTTATGATCAGGTGAGGGTGTTGCTGGCTTATTCCAATACCAATGTCAAACTGGTGGCAACCCATACCGGTGTTACGGTAGGTGAAGACGGAGTCACCCATCAGATGCTGGAAGATGTGGCCCTGATGCAGGTATTGCCCCGCATGCGGGTGATTGTCCCCTGTGATACCCGGGAAGCCGTCAAAGCCCTGACGGCAGTGAAAGAAATGGAGGGACCTTTTTATATCCGCCTGGGACGGCAGAGTGCACCCCTTGTTACATCGGAAGATGCCCCCTTTGAGCTGGGAAAGGCCCTGATGCTCCAGGACGGCGAAGATGTAACGGTTATCGCCAACGGCGTACTGGTCTATGAAGCCCTCATGGCGGTCCAAATCCTGGCAGAGGAAAATATTTCCGTCCGTGTGCTGAATATGCATACGGTCAAACCCCTGGATCATGAAGCCCTTATGGCGGCCGCTCTGGAAACAGGCGCCTTTGTAACGGCGGAAGAACATCAGTGCCTGGGCGGACTTGGAAGTGCCGTGTCGGTGTGGAGTACGCAAAATAAACCGGTGCCTATCGAAATGGTGGGCATGAAAGATCAGTTCGGCCAGTCCGGAAAGGCCGATGAGCTCCTCGATTACTATCATCTCAGGGCTTCTGATATTGTTCAGGCTGTCCGGAAGGTTCTCAAACGTAAATGA
- the ispD gene encoding 2-C-methyl-D-erythritol 4-phosphate cytidylyltransferase — MQTLFRESVSVIIPAAGQGTRMGASTPKPFLLIKDRPVLWYTLARFLTNPLVSEIILVVSPTIWEDAKALAASFESPIPIKIREGGKERQDSVWQGIQASAPDSSVLAVHDAVRPFFAPSVLHDGMALLKTFHGAAAGVPVVHTIKETEGQAIVGTVPRDSLVQIHTPQLFHASVLRTVYEKAFSEHFYGTDECMLAERYGYKLAVIPDTPENIKITTPFDLQMAEMLVENYESSYWSGI; from the coding sequence ATGCAGACTTTATTCCGTGAAAGTGTCTCTGTCATCATTCCCGCCGCCGGTCAGGGAACACGGATGGGCGCTTCAACTCCCAAGCCCTTTCTTCTGATTAAAGACAGGCCCGTCCTTTGGTATACCCTTGCCCGCTTTCTGACCAATCCCTTAGTATCCGAAATTATCCTTGTGGTTTCTCCTACCATTTGGGAGGATGCCAAAGCGCTTGCCGCATCCTTTGAATCCCCCATCCCGATAAAAATCCGGGAAGGGGGAAAAGAACGGCAGGATTCGGTATGGCAGGGCATTCAGGCTTCGGCTCCTGACAGCAGCGTGCTGGCGGTCCATGATGCAGTCCGCCCCTTTTTTGCCCCCTCTGTGCTTCATGACGGTATGGCGCTTCTAAAAACTTTTCACGGTGCCGCCGCCGGAGTGCCGGTGGTTCATACCATAAAAGAAACGGAAGGACAGGCAATTGTAGGTACGGTGCCCCGGGATTCCCTGGTTCAGATTCACACCCCTCAGCTTTTTCATGCATCCGTCTTGAGAACCGTCTATGAAAAGGCCTTTTCCGAACATTTTTACGGGACTGATGAGTGTATGCTGGCAGAACGGTACGGCTATAAGCTGGCCGTGATTCCCGATACGCCTGAAAATATTAAAATAACCACGCCCTTTGATCTGCAAATGGCGGAAATGCTGGTGGAAAATTATGAATCTTCGTATTGGTCAGGGATATGA
- the queA gene encoding tRNA preQ1(34) S-adenosylmethionine ribosyltransferase-isomerase QueA: MTKFEIFDTQPKTYRLSDFDYELPEKLIAQYPTEKRGDSRMLVVHSKAEKMEDKHIQDFVDYLEPGDCLVYNDTRVFPAKLIAKKDKTDATVEVFLLRELENQIWEILVKPARKVRIGNKLRFNKDIYSDVIDNTVSGGRVIRHNCSNEEFMEFVLKEGHSPLPPYITRDSEPMDRERYQTIFAVKPGAVAAPTAGLHFNEELVKKIRGKGVKMVPITLHIGLGTFRQVMVEDLHRHHMDSEYFEISEESAKTINAVKEKGKRIVAMGASVVRALESSLITGTDVNPKKAWTDKFIFPPQGIKVVDVLLTNLHQPKSTLLILAASFVDRNFLLKAYKHAVNEKYRFLSYGDAMLIL; encoded by the coding sequence ATGACGAAGTTTGAAATTTTTGATACCCAGCCAAAAACGTACCGGTTGTCGGATTTTGATTATGAGTTACCGGAGAAACTCATAGCTCAGTACCCGACGGAAAAACGGGGTGATTCCCGGATGCTGGTCGTCCACTCCAAAGCGGAGAAAATGGAAGATAAACACATTCAGGATTTTGTGGATTACCTGGAACCGGGGGATTGCCTGGTTTATAACGATACCCGGGTTTTTCCGGCCAAACTGATTGCCAAAAAGGACAAAACCGACGCCACCGTGGAAGTCTTTCTCCTGCGGGAACTGGAAAATCAGATTTGGGAAATCCTGGTCAAACCGGCCCGGAAGGTCCGCATTGGAAATAAACTCCGTTTCAATAAGGATATTTACAGCGATGTCATCGACAATACCGTCTCCGGCGGGCGGGTCATCCGGCATAACTGCTCCAATGAAGAATTTATGGAATTCGTCCTGAAAGAAGGACACTCACCTCTTCCGCCCTACATTACCCGGGACAGTGAACCCATGGACCGGGAACGGTACCAGACCATTTTTGCCGTAAAGCCCGGTGCTGTAGCGGCACCGACAGCCGGACTCCATTTCAATGAGGAACTGGTGAAAAAAATCCGGGGAAAAGGGGTGAAGATGGTCCCCATTACCCTCCATATCGGATTGGGGACATTCCGGCAGGTGATGGTGGAAGACCTGCACCGCCACCACATGGATTCGGAATACTTTGAAATTTCCGAAGAATCGGCCAAAACCATCAATGCCGTTAAAGAAAAAGGGAAGCGTATTGTAGCTATGGGAGCCTCGGTGGTGAGGGCCCTGGAATCCTCCCTTATAACAGGCACCGATGTAAATCCGAAGAAGGCCTGGACCGATAAATTCATCTTTCCGCCCCAGGGAATCAAGGTGGTGGATGTGTTGCTGACCAATTTACATCAGCCGAAATCCACCTTGTTGATTCTGGCGGCCTCTTTTGTGGACCGCAATTTTCTGTTAAAGGCCTACAAGCATGCCGTGAATGAAAAGTACCGTTTCCTCTCTTACGGCGATGCCATGCTGATTCTCTGA